From the Synechococcus sp. HK01-R genome, one window contains:
- a CDS encoding class I SAM-dependent methyltransferase: MASPLRQLAYRHRWIYDSVTAIAALAVGGVPRLRALGLEALQPRLPQQATVLDLCCGSGEAASPWLASGFQVTGLDVSPRALALAAQRHPALERIEGLAEDPPLPEASFDAIQISLALHEFSRQERERVLRSSLRLLKPGGWIVIVDLHAAGPWLRLPQRLFCALFETETALALLEDDLPRQLTTIGYRSVDWESLAGDALQRIVAQRDPAAMLLTDQDAMA, translated from the coding sequence ATGGCCTCACCTCTACGTCAGCTCGCCTACCGCCACCGCTGGATCTACGACAGTGTGACCGCGATTGCAGCGTTGGCAGTGGGAGGGGTTCCTCGGCTGCGTGCCCTGGGGTTGGAAGCGCTGCAGCCGCGGTTGCCCCAACAGGCCACCGTGCTGGACCTCTGCTGCGGGAGTGGTGAAGCGGCCTCCCCCTGGCTGGCCTCCGGCTTTCAGGTGACGGGGCTCGACGTTTCACCCAGGGCCTTAGCACTGGCGGCCCAGCGACACCCAGCCTTAGAGCGGATCGAGGGCCTTGCCGAAGACCCGCCACTGCCGGAGGCCAGTTTCGACGCCATCCAAATCAGCCTGGCGCTGCATGAATTCAGTCGCCAGGAACGGGAGAGGGTGCTGCGCAGCAGCCTTCGGCTGCTGAAGCCGGGGGGCTGGATCGTGATCGTTGACCTGCATGCGGCAGGTCCGTGGCTGCGCTTGCCCCAGAGGCTGTTCTGCGCCCTGTTTGAAACCGAAACGGCCCTGGCGCTCCTGGAGGACGATTTACCCCGCCAGCTGACAACAATCGGCTATCGAAGCGTGGATTGGGAGTCGCTCGCAGGCGACGCGCTGCAACGGATCGTGGCGCAACGCGATCCTGCGGCCATGCTGCTCACAGACCAGGACGCGATGGCATGA
- a CDS encoding transaldolase produces MASLLEQLSAMTVVVADTGDLEAIRRFTPRDATTNPSLILAAAQIPAYQSLIDEALRCSRKLIGENAPVEDVVHEALDEISVIFGKEILKIVPGRVSTEVDARLSFDTEATIAKGRKLIRLYNDAGISHDRVLIKIASTWEGIKAAEVLEKEGIHCNLTLLFGFGQAVACAEAGVTLISPFVGRILDWYKADTGRDFYPGPEDPGVLSVTRIFNYFKTYGYKTEVMGASFRNIDEIVELAGCDLLTISPKLLDQLRESDALLTRKLDGSNPVSSEEQIHVDRDRFDELMHADRMATDKLGEGIKGFSKAIETLEQQLAHRLAELEGGAAFRHAVQEIFMLNDMNGDGSITRDEWLGSDAVFDALDQDHDGRLTPEDVRQGFGAALTLATA; encoded by the coding sequence ATGGCTTCACTTCTCGAGCAGCTGTCCGCCATGACCGTTGTCGTGGCCGACACCGGTGATCTCGAGGCGATCCGTCGGTTCACCCCTCGGGATGCCACCACCAATCCGTCCCTGATCCTGGCAGCGGCACAGATTCCCGCTTACCAGAGCCTCATTGATGAGGCCTTGCGCTGCTCACGCAAGCTGATCGGCGAGAACGCACCCGTGGAGGATGTGGTGCATGAGGCCCTCGATGAGATCAGCGTGATCTTCGGTAAGGAGATCCTCAAGATCGTGCCCGGCCGGGTGTCGACTGAGGTTGATGCCCGCCTCAGCTTCGATACTGAGGCCACCATTGCCAAGGGTCGCAAGCTGATTCGGCTCTACAACGATGCTGGGATCAGCCATGATCGCGTCCTGATCAAAATCGCCTCCACCTGGGAGGGGATTAAGGCCGCAGAAGTGCTGGAAAAAGAGGGCATTCATTGCAATCTCACCCTGCTGTTCGGTTTCGGTCAGGCCGTGGCCTGTGCCGAGGCAGGTGTCACCCTGATCTCCCCCTTTGTCGGGCGCATTCTCGACTGGTACAAGGCCGATACCGGCCGCGACTTCTATCCCGGTCCTGAGGATCCGGGCGTGCTGTCGGTGACGCGAATCTTTAACTACTTCAAGACCTACGGCTACAAAACCGAAGTCATGGGTGCGAGTTTCCGCAACATCGATGAGATTGTCGAATTGGCTGGTTGCGATCTGCTCACCATCTCACCCAAGCTTCTTGATCAGCTGCGTGAGAGTGATGCCTTACTCACCCGCAAGCTTGATGGCTCCAATCCGGTGAGCAGCGAAGAGCAGATCCATGTGGATCGTGATCGCTTTGATGAACTGATGCATGCCGATCGCATGGCGACTGACAAGCTCGGTGAGGGCATCAAGGGCTTCAGCAAGGCCATCGAGACCCTCGAGCAGCAGCTGGCGCATCGTCTGGCCGAACTGGAGGGGGGAGCGGCATTTCGTCATGCCGTTCAGGAGATCTTCATGCTCAATGACATGAATGGCGACGGTTCGATCACTCGTGACGAGTGGCTCGGTAGTGATGCCGTTTTCGATGCCCTCGATCAGGACCATGACGGTCGCCTCACTCCCGAGGACGTGCGTCAGGGCTTCGGGGCCGCACTGACCCTGGCCACCGCCTGA
- a CDS encoding deoxyribodipyrimidine photo-lyase, which translates to MPDHDRPLQLVWFKRDLRTVDHWPLFEALQQGPVLPLYIVEPEFWRQPDASARQWAFCAEALADLRQRLEQLGQPLVVRVGDAISVLERARQRLGMAALWSHEETGHALSYARDRRVAAWAREHGIPWREIPQFGVIRGLRRRQGWAQHWETRMRAELAPEPQSLLRLDGLAPGAIPTSADLQLRSDPCPHRQIGGRREGQQTLDTFLRRRVNRYAGGISSPLTAFEVCSRLSPYLTWGCLSLREVVQASAPIQGRGGRQFRSRLHWHCHFIQKLESEPAIEFQDFHPFMRGIRPSHPERLQAWAEGRTGLPFVDACMRALIAHGWLNFRMRAMLMSVASYHLWLPWRESGLHLARLFVDYEPGIHWSQCQMQSGSTSINTIRIYNPIKQGLDHDPHGVFIRRWCPELAGVPDVVLHEPWRGHPDHPRPIVDPKVAAREARDRIWEIRRASGFDQLADAIQERHGSRRAGLRPLGKRRSRRTLEGAGAQQLTLDLGAEI; encoded by the coding sequence ATGCCGGATCACGACCGGCCCCTCCAGCTGGTCTGGTTCAAGCGTGATCTCCGCACGGTTGATCACTGGCCCCTGTTTGAGGCTTTGCAGCAGGGGCCAGTGCTTCCCCTCTACATCGTTGAGCCTGAGTTTTGGCGTCAGCCCGATGCTTCCGCCAGGCAGTGGGCCTTTTGCGCTGAAGCGCTTGCAGATCTGCGCCAGAGACTCGAGCAGCTCGGGCAACCGCTTGTGGTGCGTGTGGGGGATGCGATCTCTGTGCTTGAGCGGGCTCGGCAGCGCTTGGGTATGGCGGCTCTCTGGAGCCATGAGGAAACAGGCCATGCGCTGAGCTACGCCCGCGATCGGCGGGTGGCGGCCTGGGCTCGGGAGCATGGCATTCCCTGGAGGGAGATTCCCCAGTTCGGGGTGATCAGGGGGTTGCGACGGCGGCAGGGGTGGGCACAGCACTGGGAGACACGGATGAGGGCCGAGCTCGCTCCTGAGCCGCAGTCTCTGCTCCGGCTCGATGGCCTGGCCCCTGGAGCGATCCCCACATCCGCCGATCTGCAGCTGCGCTCCGATCCCTGTCCCCATCGTCAGATCGGCGGTCGTCGTGAAGGACAACAGACCCTGGACACATTCCTGCGTCGTCGTGTGAACCGCTACGCCGGTGGCATCTCCAGCCCGCTCACCGCGTTCGAGGTCTGTTCCAGGCTTTCGCCCTATCTCACCTGGGGCTGTCTGTCCCTGCGGGAAGTGGTCCAGGCCAGTGCGCCGATTCAGGGACGTGGTGGACGTCAGTTCCGCTCCCGCCTGCACTGGCATTGTCATTTCATCCAGAAGCTCGAAAGCGAGCCTGCGATCGAATTTCAAGACTTCCACCCCTTCATGCGCGGCATCCGTCCGTCGCACCCCGAGCGCTTGCAGGCCTGGGCGGAGGGGCGCACCGGTCTGCCGTTCGTGGATGCCTGCATGCGTGCGCTGATCGCCCATGGCTGGCTCAACTTCCGGATGCGGGCGATGTTGATGTCAGTGGCGAGTTACCACCTCTGGCTTCCGTGGCGAGAGAGCGGTCTGCATCTGGCCCGGTTGTTCGTGGACTACGAGCCTGGGATCCATTGGAGTCAGTGCCAGATGCAGTCGGGCAGCACCTCAATCAACACGATTCGCATCTACAACCCGATCAAGCAGGGGCTCGACCATGACCCGCACGGGGTGTTCATCCGTCGCTGGTGTCCAGAGCTGGCAGGAGTTCCTGATGTGGTGCTGCACGAACCCTGGCGGGGTCACCCTGACCATCCACGGCCGATCGTCGATCCAAAGGTTGCGGCCCGGGAGGCGCGCGATCGCATCTGGGAGATTCGGCGCGCCTCCGGTTTCGATCAGCTTGCTGATGCAATCCAGGAGCGCCATGGATCGCGGCGTGCGGGGCTTCGGCCCTTGGGCAAACGTCGATCACGCCGGACCCTGGAGGGGGCAGGCGCTCAGCAGCTGACCCTGGATCTGGGGGCAGAGATTTAA
- a CDS encoding Crp/Fnr family transcriptional regulator encodes MNALDTMRALAAKGESRSCNAGDVIFAAGDSGTSMFGVLEGSVRLNWHTDAGTEGYELIEAGHVFGAGALVMSDHRRLGTAIAVTPCRLLEMNREKFLFAVQEAPMFAIELLASVDERLRDLKLKGQA; translated from the coding sequence ATGAACGCTCTCGATACGATGCGAGCCCTTGCCGCCAAGGGTGAATCTCGCAGCTGCAACGCCGGGGATGTGATCTTTGCGGCCGGTGATTCGGGCACATCAATGTTTGGTGTGCTCGAGGGATCGGTCCGGCTGAATTGGCACACCGATGCCGGCACAGAGGGCTACGAGCTGATCGAAGCGGGCCATGTGTTCGGTGCTGGTGCTCTCGTGATGAGCGACCACCGACGGCTCGGCACCGCCATCGCCGTGACGCCCTGTCGGCTTCTTGAGATGAACCGGGAGAAGTTCCTGTTCGCTGTGCAGGAGGCTCCGATGTTTGCGATCGAGTTGCTCGCTTCCGTCGATGAACGGCTGCGTGATCTCAAGCTCAAGGGCCAGGCCTGA
- the frr gene encoding ribosome recycling factor, producing MTQNEIEASMQKSVESTQRMFNTIRTGRANPSLLDRISVEYYGADTPLKSLATLSTPDSQTIQIQPFDIGALGAIEKAIAMSELGFTPNNDGKIIRINVPPLTEERRKEFCKLASKYAEEGKVALRNIRRDGIDKVKKLEKEGEFSEDQSRDEQDGIQKLTDRYISEIEKHLATKEADILKV from the coding sequence ATGACTCAGAACGAGATCGAAGCCAGCATGCAGAAGTCGGTGGAATCCACCCAGCGCATGTTCAACACGATCCGCACCGGGCGGGCCAACCCCTCCCTGCTCGACCGCATCAGCGTCGAGTACTACGGCGCCGACACCCCCCTGAAGTCGCTGGCAACCCTCTCCACCCCCGACTCCCAGACGATCCAGATCCAACCCTTCGACATCGGTGCCCTTGGCGCGATTGAGAAGGCGATCGCCATGAGCGAACTGGGCTTCACCCCCAACAACGACGGCAAGATCATCCGCATCAACGTGCCGCCCCTCACCGAAGAACGGCGCAAAGAGTTCTGCAAGCTGGCCTCCAAATATGCGGAGGAGGGGAAGGTGGCCCTTCGCAACATCCGCCGCGATGGCATCGACAAGGTGAAGAAGCTGGAAAAGGAGGGTGAGTTCTCGGAGGATCAGAGCCGTGACGAGCAGGACGGTATCCAGAAGCTCACCGACCGCTACATCTCCGAGATCGAGAAGCACCTCGCCACGAAGGAAGCCGACATCCTGAAGGTGTGA
- the cobO gene encoding cob(I)yrinic acid a,c-diamide adenosyltransferase: MTSGATHEGNTLDQSAEELGMGGDLAPERDAEAYQARMRRRQQVQQQRVQERSLEKGLVMVFTGHGKGKTTAALGLALRTLGHGHRVAIVQFIKGGWEPGEARALQTFGDALNWHALGEGFTWETQDRERDRQLVQGAWRQSLDYLRSEEHQLVILDEVNVALKLGYLDLEDVLAGVDARPTLTHVALTGRGAPQGLIERADLVTEMTLVRHPFREQGVKAQAGIEY, from the coding sequence ATGACTTCTGGAGCCACCCACGAGGGCAACACCCTCGATCAATCCGCAGAAGAACTCGGCATGGGGGGCGATCTCGCCCCTGAACGCGATGCGGAGGCCTACCAGGCGCGCATGCGTCGACGGCAGCAAGTGCAACAGCAACGCGTGCAGGAACGCTCCCTGGAAAAGGGCCTGGTCATGGTGTTCACAGGTCATGGCAAAGGCAAGACCACAGCCGCCCTTGGCCTCGCTCTGCGCACCCTCGGACATGGCCATCGGGTCGCCATTGTGCAGTTCATCAAGGGTGGCTGGGAACCTGGGGAAGCCCGAGCCCTACAGACCTTTGGTGATGCCCTGAATTGGCACGCCCTCGGGGAGGGATTCACCTGGGAAACCCAGGATCGTGAACGGGATCGGCAGCTGGTGCAGGGAGCCTGGCGACAGTCACTCGACTACCTGCGCAGCGAAGAGCACCAGCTGGTGATTCTCGATGAGGTGAATGTGGCCCTGAAACTGGGTTACCTCGACCTTGAGGACGTGCTGGCCGGCGTGGATGCCCGACCGACCCTCACCCATGTAGCCCTGACGGGCCGAGGTGCACCCCAGGGACTCATTGAACGGGCTGATCTCGTGACGGAAATGACTCTGGTGCGCCATCCATTCCGCGAACAAGGCGTCAAGGCCCAGGCAGGAATCGAATACTGA
- the pyrH gene encoding UMP kinase has protein sequence MAYARALLKLSGEALMGDQGYGIDPAIVQSIAEDVARVVASGTQLAIVVGGGNIFRGLKGSAAGMDRATADYVGMLATVMNAITLQDGLERAGVPTRVQTAIGMQEVAEPYIRRKAIRHLEKGRVVVFGAGCGNPFFTTDTTAALRAAEISADVVFKATKVDGVYDKDPEKHSDAVRYDSLTFQQVLSGELAVMDSTAIALCKDNNIPIVVFNLFEPGNIGRAVAGEPIGSRISN, from the coding sequence ATGGCCTACGCGCGTGCCCTTCTCAAACTCAGCGGCGAAGCGCTGATGGGTGATCAGGGGTATGGAATTGATCCCGCCATCGTTCAATCGATCGCCGAGGACGTGGCACGGGTCGTTGCCAGTGGCACCCAGCTGGCGATCGTTGTCGGCGGAGGCAACATCTTCCGGGGTCTCAAGGGTTCAGCTGCTGGGATGGATCGAGCCACTGCCGATTACGTCGGCATGTTGGCCACGGTGATGAACGCGATCACACTCCAGGACGGCCTGGAACGCGCCGGTGTGCCGACCCGAGTGCAAACCGCTATCGGCATGCAGGAAGTCGCCGAGCCTTACATCCGCCGCAAGGCGATCCGGCATCTGGAGAAAGGTCGCGTCGTGGTGTTCGGCGCCGGCTGCGGCAACCCCTTTTTCACCACGGACACCACCGCTGCCCTGCGGGCTGCAGAGATCAGCGCCGACGTTGTCTTCAAGGCCACCAAGGTGGATGGGGTCTACGACAAGGATCCGGAGAAGCACAGCGATGCCGTGCGCTACGACAGTCTCACCTTCCAACAGGTCCTCAGTGGGGAACTGGCCGTGATGGACAGCACCGCCATCGCCCTGTGCAAAGACAACAACATTCCGATTGTGGTCTTCAATCTGTTTGAACCCGGCAACATCGGCAGGGCCGTGGCCGGTGAACCGATCGGATCCCGCATCAGCAACTAG
- a CDS encoding site-specific integrase codes for MDLSSALTTINADLAAHGIRLRIEQRGQRLNLRGPLPCRKDSATLRVQRLSLGLSAAEENLQEAERLLQMVDLQLRRSQFRWDQWQSPARQSATPNARSDQNSPNSQSLNSQSLNSQLNSFKDAFFSDPIRRRAAAGSRSTWTAAYRPYLRRLQMLAESRPLPLGVELLKATLESYEEGSRSRQQCATALAALARHCAITLPQNWRAEAGGYGLHRARFRSLPTDGEILETCLRIPNPRWRLVFGLMATYGLRNHEVFFCDLSALAPGGDRVIRVLPTSKTGEHQAWPFHPEWVERFGLEPLGRDESLLPAVCTDLRRTTLQQVGRRVAEQFRRYELPFTPYDLRHAWAVRTIHIGLPDTVAARMMGHSVAIHTRTYHHWITRRDQQQAVDAALARHRA; via the coding sequence ATGGATCTGAGCAGCGCACTGACAACAATCAACGCTGACCTGGCGGCGCATGGCATCCGCCTGCGGATCGAGCAGCGGGGGCAACGCCTGAATCTCCGCGGTCCCCTGCCCTGCCGCAAGGACTCCGCAACGCTGCGGGTGCAACGGCTGAGCCTTGGACTTTCCGCTGCTGAGGAGAACCTGCAGGAGGCTGAACGACTGCTGCAGATGGTGGATCTGCAACTGAGGCGTAGCCAGTTCCGCTGGGACCAGTGGCAGAGCCCTGCCCGTCAATCCGCAACTCCCAACGCACGCTCAGACCAGAACTCGCCTAACAGCCAGTCGCTCAACAGCCAATCGCTGAACAGCCAACTGAACAGCTTTAAGGACGCCTTTTTCAGCGATCCGATCCGACGACGGGCGGCTGCCGGCAGCCGCAGCACCTGGACGGCCGCCTACCGCCCTTACCTGCGCCGGCTCCAAATGCTGGCGGAGAGCAGGCCGTTACCGCTGGGCGTCGAGTTGCTGAAGGCCACCCTTGAGAGCTACGAGGAGGGCAGCCGCAGCAGACAGCAATGCGCCACGGCCCTCGCCGCCCTGGCGCGGCACTGCGCCATCACACTCCCCCAGAACTGGCGCGCAGAGGCCGGTGGCTACGGACTGCACCGTGCCCGCTTCCGCAGCCTGCCGACTGACGGGGAGATTCTCGAAACCTGCCTGCGAATTCCCAACCCTCGATGGCGACTGGTGTTCGGCTTGATGGCCACCTATGGCCTGCGCAATCACGAGGTGTTTTTCTGCGATCTCTCAGCCCTCGCCCCGGGAGGTGATCGTGTAATCCGCGTGCTGCCCACCAGCAAAACGGGAGAACATCAGGCCTGGCCCTTTCATCCTGAGTGGGTTGAGCGCTTCGGGCTGGAGCCCCTCGGCCGCGATGAATCCCTACTGCCAGCTGTCTGCACCGATCTACGCCGCACCACCCTTCAGCAGGTAGGACGCCGGGTGGCGGAACAGTTCCGGCGCTACGAACTGCCCTTCACCCCCTATGACCTGCGCCATGCCTGGGCGGTGCGGACCATTCACATCGGCCTGCCCGACACAGTCGCCGCAAGAATGATGGGCCACTCCGTGGCGATTCACACCCGCACCTACCACCACTGGATCACCCGCCGTGACCAGCAGCAGGCGGTGGATGCAGCCCTGGCGCGCCACAGAGCCTGA
- a CDS encoding peptidoglycan D,D-transpeptidase FtsI family protein encodes MDERTRRPARPRQRVIHLEPVPAGRIRIVYALLCLGLIGLAGRMAWLQVVQSQDLEARARSLQTQRTDPLGTRRPIVDRSGRLVALDEERFRLWAHPRYFNFPGDAPQRVRPPLEVARRLSGLLAVPMAELVKRIGDRPSGIRLAEGIDPETASEIRRLGISGLDLEAYPYRVYPQGDLFANVVGFLNLERVPQAGLEQSRDEDLRRHEQSRSLRRGADGTPLPDSLSPGVFFGDDLRLQLTLDARLQELAAKALTAQVKKWKARKGVAIVMDVRNGELLALASTPTYNPNRYWSFPAARFREWSVQDLYEPGSTFKPINLAIALQEGVIQANGRVNDTGQLQIGGWPIFNHDRQGNGVIDFPTVLQVSSNVGMVQAMRNLNPSVYWDWLYRLGIETRPDTDLPGAQAGQLKAKELFTTQPIEPATAAFGQGFALTPLKLTQLHALLANGGRLVSPHITRGLRAGDALTSSGRSSGQQLLRPEVTRTVMAWMESVVDKGSGKGAKTPGYRIGGKTGTAQKAHNGVYIPGARICSFVATLPVNDPRFVVVVVVDEPQGDNAYGSTVAVPVAKQIIDGLLVLEQIPPQVAVNAAPG; translated from the coding sequence ATGGATGAGAGGACGCGCAGGCCGGCGCGTCCCCGCCAGCGGGTGATTCACCTTGAACCGGTTCCCGCAGGTCGGATCCGCATTGTCTATGCGTTGCTTTGCCTGGGATTGATCGGTCTGGCCGGGCGGATGGCCTGGTTGCAGGTGGTGCAGTCACAGGACCTTGAGGCTCGGGCGCGTTCCTTGCAGACCCAGCGCACCGATCCGCTCGGAACCCGGCGTCCAATCGTCGATCGTTCCGGTCGTCTTGTCGCTCTTGATGAGGAGCGCTTTCGCCTTTGGGCTCATCCCCGCTATTTCAATTTCCCCGGTGATGCCCCCCAGCGGGTGCGCCCGCCCCTTGAGGTGGCCCGTCGCCTCTCCGGCCTACTGGCGGTGCCGATGGCTGAACTCGTCAAGCGAATCGGTGATCGTCCCTCGGGGATTCGTCTCGCCGAGGGCATTGATCCTGAAACCGCATCCGAGATCCGGCGGCTTGGCATTAGTGGTCTTGATCTTGAGGCCTACCCCTATCGCGTTTATCCGCAGGGTGACCTTTTCGCCAATGTGGTGGGCTTTCTCAATCTGGAGCGGGTTCCACAGGCTGGTCTGGAGCAGAGCCGGGATGAAGACCTGCGCCGTCATGAGCAGTCCCGAAGCCTGAGGCGCGGTGCTGACGGCACGCCCCTGCCCGACAGCCTCAGCCCCGGGGTCTTCTTTGGAGATGATCTGCGCTTGCAGCTCACCCTCGATGCTCGACTGCAGGAGCTGGCTGCCAAGGCACTGACGGCTCAGGTCAAGAAATGGAAGGCCCGCAAGGGTGTTGCGATCGTGATGGATGTGCGCAACGGCGAGCTGCTTGCCCTTGCCTCCACCCCCACCTACAACCCCAATCGCTACTGGTCCTTCCCTGCGGCACGGTTCCGGGAATGGTCTGTGCAGGATCTCTATGAACCTGGCTCCACCTTCAAGCCCATCAATCTTGCGATCGCTCTTCAGGAGGGGGTGATCCAAGCCAACGGTCGAGTGAATGACACCGGTCAGCTTCAGATCGGTGGCTGGCCGATCTTCAACCATGACCGCCAGGGCAATGGCGTGATTGATTTTCCCACCGTGCTTCAGGTGTCAAGCAATGTCGGCATGGTGCAAGCCATGCGCAATCTCAATCCGTCCGTTTATTGGGATTGGCTTTACCGACTCGGTATCGAGACCCGTCCGGATACGGATCTCCCTGGTGCCCAGGCTGGCCAGTTGAAAGCGAAGGAGCTCTTCACAACCCAGCCGATTGAGCCTGCTACAGCCGCATTCGGCCAAGGATTCGCTCTCACGCCGTTGAAGCTCACTCAGCTCCATGCCCTGCTTGCCAATGGTGGTCGTCTGGTCAGTCCCCACATCACGCGTGGTCTTCGCGCCGGTGATGCCCTCACCAGCTCGGGCCGTTCGTCTGGTCAGCAGTTGCTCCGCCCTGAGGTCACCCGCACCGTGATGGCCTGGATGGAGTCGGTGGTGGATAAGGGCAGCGGCAAGGGAGCCAAAACCCCCGGCTACCGGATCGGTGGCAAAACCGGAACGGCTCAAAAAGCCCACAACGGTGTGTACATCCCTGGGGCCCGGATCTGCAGTTTCGTGGCCACCCTTCCCGTCAACGATCCCCGCTTCGTGGTGGTGGTGGTGGTGGATGAACCTCAGGGAGACAACGCCTATGGATCCACCGTTGCCGTGCCTGTGGCCAAGCAGATCATTGATGGCTTGCTGGTGTTGGAACAGATTCCGCCCCAGGTCGCGGTCAACGCAGCACCCGGGTAG
- a CDS encoding NAD(P)/FAD-dependent oxidoreductase, whose protein sequence is MTGSAWCSDADVLIVGGGAAGGAAAFHLASAGHRVVVLERDPSPRVKPCGGGMAASVQQWFPFPLTPAVEEVINRVDFSWCLEDPVVANLPGSAPFWIVRRERLDQLLLEQAQAQGAELLQGWSVKDLERKNERWLVRSDDGQECVGRAVVIADGSNSPWPARFGLGPSSLHTARTTSVRLQGRGALQPGSARFEFGLVHHGFAWAFPIGDGVNVGVGTFIGRQDTDSEAILKQLLPDLGFAADAGLRQQASLRVWNGHQRLHGEAILAVGDAASLCDPFLAEGLRPALMSGCEAATHLDGWLRGENRDLSGYSAGMRRRWGDSMAWGRRIAQVFYRFPKVGYQLGIKRPTAPQRIAQILSGEMGYGDIAQRVIRRLMLQRG, encoded by the coding sequence GTGACCGGTTCTGCATGGTGTAGCGATGCCGATGTGCTGATCGTGGGGGGTGGTGCAGCCGGGGGTGCTGCGGCCTTCCATCTGGCCAGCGCGGGACACCGGGTGGTCGTTCTTGAACGGGATCCCTCGCCCAGGGTCAAACCCTGTGGCGGGGGCATGGCGGCATCCGTGCAGCAATGGTTCCCCTTCCCACTCACCCCGGCGGTGGAGGAGGTGATCAACAGGGTCGATTTCAGTTGGTGCCTGGAGGATCCTGTGGTGGCGAACCTTCCTGGCTCGGCACCGTTCTGGATTGTGCGCCGCGAACGACTCGATCAGCTTCTCCTGGAGCAGGCCCAAGCGCAGGGGGCTGAACTTCTGCAGGGCTGGTCGGTGAAGGACCTGGAGCGGAAGAATGAGCGTTGGCTGGTCCGCAGTGACGACGGCCAGGAATGTGTCGGCCGAGCCGTGGTGATTGCCGATGGTTCGAACTCCCCCTGGCCGGCGCGTTTCGGCCTGGGCCCCTCCAGCCTTCACACAGCACGCACCACCTCTGTGCGCCTTCAGGGTCGCGGAGCGCTGCAACCCGGTTCGGCCCGGTTCGAATTTGGCCTGGTGCACCACGGCTTCGCCTGGGCTTTTCCGATCGGTGATGGGGTCAATGTGGGGGTCGGCACCTTCATCGGTCGTCAGGACACCGACAGCGAGGCGATCCTGAAGCAACTGCTTCCGGATCTGGGTTTCGCTGCGGATGCGGGGCTACGCCAACAGGCTTCCTTGCGGGTCTGGAATGGCCATCAGCGCCTCCACGGCGAGGCCATCCTGGCGGTGGGTGATGCGGCCTCTCTCTGTGATCCCTTCCTGGCGGAGGGGTTGCGGCCCGCGCTGATGAGCGGGTGTGAAGCGGCGACCCATCTGGATGGTTGGCTCCGAGGCGAGAACCGCGATCTCAGCGGCTACAGCGCCGGCATGCGGCGACGCTGGGGAGACTCCATGGCCTGGGGTCGCCGGATTGCTCAGGTCTTTTACCGCTTTCCGAAGGTGGGCTACCAGCTGGGAATCAAGCGGCCAACCGCTCCCCAGCGCATTGCCCAGATTCTCTCCGGCGAGATGGGCTACGGCGACATTGCCCAACGGGTGATCCGCCGTCTGATGCTGCAGCGCGGTTAA